The DNA region AGGTTTGGCACTAGGATGCCGGTGCTGCCCACGCTGATCCCCTCTCCAAACGGGACGTTCTCATCGGTCACCACCTCAAGCGAGCCCATGCGGCCTACCTCCATCTCCTCCTCGGAGGGTATCTGCTCCGGGTCTGCTGGGTTGGGCACCACTATGCTGATCTGTTCGGTGCTGAAGCCTCCATCGCTGAGGGCGCGCACGGCGTCCAGCGCCAACTGCTGGCTCTCAAATGCCCTCACCGCTACCCCTGGGATATCTTGGGCCATGCGATCACCTCCCCATATGGATTTCTCGATGACCATTGAGCAACAAGCATACCAAGCCCCAAAGAGGTGGCAATGGCAGGGATAATACCTATAAGTGGTATCCTTCTTGCGATGTGGGGAGCGTCGCTTGTTGTACAGCCAATAGGAGGCGTGAGATGGCTGCGACTGACGTGGTCTGTGGCATGCAGATCGATGAGGAGCAGGCAGAGGCTTCTGGCCTCACCAGCGAATATGGCGGCCAGACCTACTACTTCTGCTCGCCCGGGTGCAAGCAGACGTTCGATCAGAACCCCGAGGCCTACGCTGCTGAGCAATCCGGTATCTAGATGCTGGGGCGCCACGCACGTTTTGGGTGTGCGCGGGCCCCCTGCTTACCTGTGGACTTCCACGCCTTTCTGCCCTATAGGCAGTAATGTAAAGCCCCGAATGCAGGCCGAAGCCCCGTATTGAGCGTACGCACCGCGCATATCGAGCGCCCGCTTGCCACCCCAACCTGAGATTTCCTCCTGATTTGTGGTGTAGCATGACAGAACTTTCATCGGTTCCTGGCTTGGCTCTCATTGGTTGTTCATGGCCAGCAAATAAGATAGAAGGGTAATCCTAAGATAGAACAGGAAGGAAGCCCCTTGCGCTGGATGCTGCTGACGCTCATGATGGCTGTGGCTCTTTACGCCGCCTGGATGCACGACACCAACCGTGCGCTGCCCTTTGCTAAGCTGCCGCCTGTCAGGGGCACAGAGATCGCTCGCGTGTTGCCCGATCCCACAGCCACACCGGTCAGCAAGGTACGCGTACCTCAAGGAGTGCCCATAAGACCGTCGCTGCAGAAGCAGGTAAACGCGTTGATGGCGGATGTAGAGCGGGTGCGAGGGCTGCGCTTTGAGCGCCGCATCGTCCCTCGCTTCCTCACCCCTGCCGATTTCAGGGTTTACTACAGCCATATGCTCGATAGAGAGTGGCCACAGGCCCAGCGGCAGGCTCAGGAAGACACCCTCATCATGTTCGGCCTGGCATCCCCTTCATTTAATATCAACCGTGTGTTGGAAGATGACCCCAGCAACTCCATTCTAGGTTTCTATGAGCTCGACAGCAAGCGTATGTTCATTATCGGACGACCCAACGATCTAGATCCGGCCAACAAGGTGACCTTGGCCCACGAGCTCACACACGCCCTGCAGGATCAGCACTTCCGTATCCAGTCCATGTATGAGCGAGCCCGCGACAACGAGGACGCCGAGCTGGCCCTCCGAGCGCTTGTGGAGGGCGATGCCACCCTCTCCGAGATGCTGTACATGGGCGATACCAAGATCGATGAGTCCCGGGCGCAGGCCATCGCCCGTCAGGACGGTACCACGTTCACCAGCATCTCTACCGGTCCAGCTGTGCTGACCCTCAAGACCCTCTTCCCCTACCTGCAGGGAGCATCTTGGGTGGGGCAGCTGTACAGGAAGGGTGGGTGGGGAGCAGTGAACCGTGCGTACGGCGATCCTCCGGAGTCCACCGAGCAAGTGCTGCATCCTGGGAAGTACCTCAGGCGCGACCATCCGACCTCGATCAAGCTGCCCCGCATGGACGGCGCTCTTGGTCCTATGTGGCAGATGGTTGCCGAGAACACTCTAGGGGAGCTCCAGGTGCTGGCGATGTTCCTCCCTCAAGGGAGTGATGTGGCGAGGAAGGCGGCGAGCGGATGGGACGGCGACCGCTATCGGATATACCGGTACGGTGAGGGCAAGGTGTTGGTGTGGGAGTCAGTTTGGGACACCACGAAGGACGCCCGCGAAGCTGAGCAGGCGCTCAGGCAGCAGCAGATAGCGCTCAACGACGATGTGTTTGGGCGGGATCCCGTCACCCGCAACGGGGTGTTCTATCTGGACGGCGCTGACAGCGACGTGCGCGTAGCGAGACAGGGCAAGCACTTGTATCTAGTGGTGTCCTCGGGAACGACCTCACGTACGGCCGACAAGGTCATGCGAACCCTCCTGGACTAGCGCTACGAGCTTGCCTCGGATTGGCTGCCTTGGCTGTAACGCTGAGCGTTTTGGGGTGTCCTTATAAGGTGAACGCTCCTAAGAGCACGGAGGGATTATGGAGAAGTTGTGCTCCAACTGTGGAGGCTACCATGTGGATCACCTGGAGATGTTGCGCCTGACTGGCGGCAAGCTGTGCTGGTGCGCCCGCTGCGGCTGCAAGCGGAAGCTTAAGGCGATGCTTGCGACACCCGATGGTGTGCGGGCGCTGGCGGAGATCCGGGGGCCACAGGTGGAGAGCGTTATGCGCGCGCTGATGAGCCAGGACTAAGCCATCCTGCATTGCTGCTAACTATGCAATGGCAGCTCCACCACGGGCTCCTCCGTTGGGAGACCGTCTTCCCGTGCGCAGGTCAGGCAATACCCTTCTAGGCTAAGCACCTGCTCGGGGCGACTACCGTAACGATAGACGGTGATCCCCTTGCACCCCAGCTCGTACGCCAGCCTGTAGGCAGACTCCACGTCCTCGGGCGTCGCCTCTTGTGGCAGGTTGATCGTCTTGCTCACGCCGTTGTCAACGTGCCTTTGGAAGGTGGCCTGCATCCGCACGTGCCACTCCGGGGATATCTCTAGCGCCGTGGCAAACACTCGCCGCAGGTCCTCTGGCAGGGTCGGTAGATTTCTCACCCTGCCGGTGGCTACCACGTGCTCCCTGAGGTGGTCGTCTAGCACACCTCGCCTGCGGGCCTCCTCGAGAAAGACGGGGTGTATCTCCTGCTTGAGCTCCCTGCCTCCCAGGGCGCGGCGCGTGTAGGTGAGCGCGAAGAGGGGCTCTATGCCTGCAGAGCAGTTGGCGATGATGCCGATCGTGCCGGTCGGCGCTATGGTACGGGTAGTGGCGTTACGCATCCTTGGTCCACCCCGCCGATCGTAGTCGCTTCCTGGGTAGTTGGGAAAGACCCCGCGCCTCTCAGCAAGCTTGACCGAAGCCTCTACCGCTCTATCCTCCACGAAGCCCATCAGCTCTTCGGCCAACGATAGGGCCTCCTCTGAGTCGTAGGGCACGCCCAACTGGAAGAGCAGATCCGCCCAGCCCATTACTCCCAGCCCTATCCTGCGGTTGCGGCGACATATGTCCTCGATCCTGGGATCGGGGTAATGGTTGATATCTATGACGTTGTCCAGGAAGTGCACTCCGAGATCCACCAGCTCCCCTAGTTTGTGCCAGTCCAGTTGTCGTTGCTCCGGAGGGCCCGTCACTACCGCGTTGAGGTTGATCGAGCCCAGACAGCAGGCCTCGTAGGGGTGGAGCGGCTCCTCAGCGCAGGGGTTGGTCGCCTCGATCTCTCCCAGGTGCTTGGTGGGGTTCTGCCTGTTGATCGTGTCCAGCGCCACCAGCCCGGGCTCGCCGCTGTCCCACGCCTCCTGGATTATGAGCTCCCATATCCTCCTGGCGTCCTCATGCTCCCACACCGAGCGATCGCGCGGGTTGACTAGCGGATACTTCTCGCCCTTCTCGATGGCGCGCATGAACTCATCGGTGACGCCGACCGAGATGTTGAAGTTGTTGAGGGCTCGCCTGTCTCGCTTGCTCGTCACGAACTCCCTGACGTCGGGATGGTCTACGCGCAGGATCCCCATGTTGGCGCCTCTGCGCTTGCTCCCCTGCTTGATCGTCTCCGTCATGGCGTTGTAGAGCATCATGAAGGACACGGCACCGGAGGAAATACCCCCGGTGGAGTGGACCACATCCCCGCGTGGCCGCAGGCGCGAGAAGGAGAAGCCCGTGCCTCCTCCGGTCTGCTGGATCAGCGCCGCGAGCTTGAGCGTGTCGAAGATTCCCTCCAGCGAGTCCTCTACAGGCAACACGAAGCAGGCCATACACTGGGAGGAAGGCGTGCCAGCGTTCATGAGAGTAGGGCTGTTGGGTAGGAACTCCAGGTGCGCCATCGCCTGGTAGAACCTCTCGGCAGTGGCGGCTACCTGTGATCGCGGACCGTAGAGCGCATCGGCGTCCGCGACTGCCCTCGCCACACGCCAAAACATCTCGGCCGGTGTCTCTATGATCTCCAGTTTGGCGTTGCGCCGAAGGTACCTCTCCTCCAGCACGATCAGCGCGTTGGTGGAAAGCTTAGGCTCTTCCATGTCTCCTCTCCTCCGATCCTCAGAGTTTAACATAATCTGTGAGGTTTGTGACATATTGCTGGCAACGTGGACATTGAGAGGCTATATTGCTTGGTATGAGAGGTTACCACAGCAAGCAGGGAAGATCGAGACCCTGGATGGGTTACTTGGCAAGGGTGATCTTGGCAGCTGCGGCGCTGGTGCTGGTGAGCGCGGTTGGCTACTGGGTACTGGCCGAGGACGTGTCCCGGCCGTCTTCCGCCGCCCATACCGCTACGCCCACGCCTGTCAAGGCAGCCTCCGCCGTGCCGACCAGCACGGTGGTGCGCCCGACGCCCACTCCCATCCCGCCAACCCCCACCGCCAAGGGTCGTAGTGTGAGTGTGGGACGGGAGGTGAGCCAAGTATACAGGAGTTCGGCCAACAGGGCCTACGCACGGGCCCGCGCGAGGCACAGGGAGAGCAGGATGCCCAAGGTGCCTCCCACGCCAACGCCTCACCCCACTCCAACAGCCCTGCCCACGCCCACCCCGACGCGCGTACCGCCAACTCCTACCCCAACTCCTCTCCCTCCAACCCCGACGCCCACTCCTGCGCCTCCGCAGGACGACTTTGTAGGTTATGTAGGTCGTATAGATGCTGCCACTCGCAATCGTATGCGCTACTCCTGGAGGCCTGGATGCCCAGTGCCTCTTGAGGATCTCAGGCTGGTCACCGTCCGGTACTGGGGCTTCGACGGCAGACCCCATATGGGGGAGCTAGTGATCCACGAGAGGTACACCTATGCGATAGTGCAGGTGATGCACGAGCTGTACGATGCTAGGTATCCCATCGAGAGGATGCAGCTGGTGGACGTCTACGGCGGGGACGACGACAGGTCCATGGCCGCCAACAACACCTCGGCCTTCAACTGTCGTGCTGTGACGGGGCGTCCCGGTGTGTGGTCGGAGCACTCCTATGGCTGGGCGATAGACATCAACCCTGTGCAGAATCCTTACGTCACAGCTAGTGGTGTGGTGTTGCCCCCTGCTGGCCAGCGCTACCTGGATCGCACTCAGGACCTTCCTGGGATGATCAAGCCGGGGGACGTCGTCGTGAGGGCCTTCGAGCGTATAGGTTGGCGATGGGGCGGCTATTGGTCGGATCCCAAAGATTACCAGCACTTCTCAGCGACCGGTAGGTGAGACCAGGGGCCAGAGTGCTCAAGGATTGACATTTTTCCATTGAAATGGTAGACTTTGATCGACTGAGGGGGAGTATCTTAGTCAGGCGCCATCGTCAGTACGGCCACAAGGCCCGGTGTCGCCGGCTGGATGAGCCAAGAGAGACCTTCAGCTAGAAACTAGCTGGAGGTTTTGTTATGTCTGTTGACCTTTGGATCTGGACCGTATTTCTGGGCGTCATAGCTTTCTTCCTCTTACTCGACCTCTTTGTGTTCCACCGGGAGGCGCACGTAGTCTCCATGCGGGAGGCTGCGACATGGAGCGCGATCTGGGTGGCGATGGGGCTGGCCTTCGGAGGGCTCATCTGGGTGTGGTTTGGCCCCACTGCCGCGGGAGAGTACCTGGCAGGCTACCTCATCGAAAAGAGCTTGTCGGTGGACAACGTCTTCGTGTTCGCGCTGATATTCTCCTACTTTGCGGTGCCGGCTGCCTACCAGCATAGGGTGCTGTTCTGGGGAGTGGTGGGTGCCATCCTCATGCGCGCTGCGTTCATCGCCGCGGGAGCCGCCCTGCTGGAGGCTTTCCACTGGATAATCTATGTGTTCGGCGCACTGCTGGTGGTCACGGGTGTGAGGATGGCTACCAGAAGGCATGAGGAGGTACACCCCGAGCAGAACCCTATCCTAAGGCTGGTCAGGCGCCTCATACCTATGCTGCCGGAGTACAGGAGTCAGAGGTTCTTCATCCGCGAGGGCGGCAGGTTGTGGGCCACGCCGCTGCTGGCGGTCCTGATAGTAGTGGAGACCACAGATGTCATCTTCGCGATCGATTCCATACCGGCGATCTTCGCGGTCACTCGCGAGCCATTCCTGGTGTTCACCTCCAACGCCTTCGCTATCCTGGGTCTGAGGGCACTCTACTTCCTCCTCGCGGGGATGATGCATCGGTTCGTGTACCTGAAGTACGGCCTGGCGGGCATCCTGGTGTTCGTCGGCGCTAAGATGCTCCTGAGCGATATCTATAAGGTGCCTATCTGGATCTCTCTGGCGGTGATATCCGTCCTGGTGGGGGTATCGGTGGTGGCCTCCCTGCGCGCCACACGGAAGGAACCTTCCGAGCACGTGTACGAACACAGCTAATCACCCCTACTTTTTCTCAACCCTCCCTATACCCCTGGTCCACCCTAGCGGTGCGGCCAGGGTGTATGCTGTGAGGGTCGGGCGTACAACCGAGGAGGAGACAGATGTACGGCACTATAGCCCAGCTGCGGGTGCGAGCGGGCATGGAGGGGACGCTGGAGGCGCTTATGGAAGGTCAGAGGATGAGGCACAGAGACATACCGGGACACCTGATGTCCTGTGTCCTGCGCTCCGATGCTGATCCCAATGAGTACTGGTTGGTGGCCCTATTTACGGATAGAGAGTCCTATATACGCAATGCCGACAGCCCCGAGCAGGACGAGGAGTACCAGATGCTGAGATCCGTGCTGGAGTCGGACCCCATATGGCACGACGGTGAGGTGGTGTACACTGACACAGGCAGAACCTAGCCCAACAGCCTGATCACGACCTTGCCGAAGTGCCTGCCGCTCTCGAGGTACCGGTAAGCCTCCGGAGCCTCTTCAAAGGGGAAGACGCGGTCGATCACGGGGCACAGCTGCCAGCGTTCGATCGCCTTGTTCATCTCCTCGAAGTCCCGCAAGCTGCCGACGTAAACGGAGTCCACCCGGATGCCCTTGTCGTTCCCCTTCGCAGCTTCCAGGTCCCCGGGAGCACCGCTCAGCAACCCCACGAGCGTGACGTGGCCTCCTTCACGCGTGGCCCTGAGCGACTTAGGCAGCGTTTGGGCCCCGCCCACCTCCACCACGTGGTCAACGCCCAGGCCGTCGGTGAGCTTGAGAACCTCATCATCCCAGTTGGGCTGCTCTCGGTAGTTGATCCCGGCATCGGCGCCCAGCTGACGAGCCCGCGCGAGTTTCTCGTCGCTGCTGGAGGTCACTATGACCTTGGCTCCTGCATGTTTGGCGATCTGGAGCGCGAAGATGCTCACCCCGCCGGTTCCCAGCACGAGTACCGTCTGTCCGGGCTGAAGCTTACCCAGCGCCATCAGGCTGACCCAGGCCGTGACGCCGGCACAGGGCAGCGTCGCCGCCTCCTCAAACGATAGGAAGTCCGGGATGTGGACCGCTCCCGTCTCCTCAAGCACTACGTACTCCGCCAGCACACCGTCCAGGTCTCCCCCCAGCGCCGATGAGGTCTTGGACTCATCCGGAGGACCATCCACCCATCTCTGGAAGAAGGCACTTGCCACCCTGTCCCCCGTCCGAAAGCGAGTCACTCCCTCTCCTACCTGCACCACTTCGCCGGCGCCATCGGACAGCGGTACCAACGGCAGGCGTGGCGATCCCCTTCTGTAGCTCCCGCGGGCTATAAGCAGGTCGCGGTAGTTGAGGCTCGTGGCATGCATCCTTACCAGCACCTGCCCCGGTGCGGGAGAGGGCGTGGGCCGCTCGACGAGCGTCGGCGTCCCAGCTTGCAGGTCTCTAAGCTCATACGCTCGCATATGCACCCCCTATCCACGGTTAGTATCCCTTCCAGTGTAGGGGTTGGCATCAGCACCCGCAAGTGCTAAGACCAGAGCTGGGGTGCCCTGCAGTTGAATGCTCCGCTGGAACTCGGCCAAGGGCTCACCTGTATCGGCATCCACCAGGACGTACACCCTCGATGGTATAGTTTGCACAGGCTGATCCGCCACAGTTTCTATAATTATCCCATCTGCCCTGTCCCAGATAACCATCCAGACAGGAGCGTTGTGGATAGATTCTGGCCCGTCGGGATAGGGCTCAAGGGTAAGTGTGGCTAGCCCATGCAGCGCCCTGGGCTCGCTGTGCAGCGCACCTCCCGGCCTGTTCCCGCTAGCCATTTGGATGGCCTCCTCCCTGCCTATCTTGGGTGGGTTGAGTGCTGGGGAGAGCAGGAGGTCTATGTCCTCAAACAGGACGGGCTCTGTGATGGAGGTGGGAGTGATGCTGGCACTCAGCCCGCTGCCCTTCCTGTCATCAGCCCACTCCTCTTGGGAGCGGCTGGGTGAGCCCACGCTCTCGTTCCCGGCTCCAGCCAGCACCGCATAAGCCACAAGCACCAGGGCCATCGAGACGGCCAGGGCAACTGTTCCTGCCAGCAACCTGCTTAACCTGCGCACCGTGTACTCCTCCTTGCCTACTGCCTGTCGTCGAAGGTCCAGTACTCGCTTTGAAAGGTGCCCTCCACACCTGCTGTTCGGGACGTAGTGGCTGAAGTCCCCATCGCGCGCAGATCTCGGTGGTCGATCGCCAGGTCCCGCTGAACATCGGCGGGTCGAGCGACCCGCCACGCATACGGTTATAGGTGTAGTTCGTCTCCGTAAAAGCGTCTATCCTTGGCTTATCGAACCGCATGCGGTCTACAGTACTGATCCATGTCCTGTATCCCTGCGGGTTGATGAAGTCCGTCGTATAGCAGACGCAGTCGGTGAGGGAACGATTCCAGTACACGCGGAAATCGAGCCAGGTGACAGTAGGCGCGTCCAAGATAGCGTCAATGCCATGGGCTCCATCCTGGCCGATCCACCCCGCGAACACCTTGGTGGGGTAGGCATCGTTCAGTGTATGATCGAACACGACGCAACCCGCCTGGATCCACTTACAGTCTGGTGCCGGCTGGTTATTCCAGACCATTATCCAAGCACTGGTAGAGCTGGGCTTGTCAGAGATTATGCAGAGCGTTGTAGGATCGTCCTGCTCTATTATCGCTCTCCCACCATAGTTTCCTTGCAAGCGATATCCACCTCTGTACCAGCGAGAGCCTCCTCCAATTGTGCGGTCTCCGCGATAGGCTGAGGCACCACTTGGAAAGAGGGTGAGTGCCACCGCGGCCAGATAAAGCCCGGGCGAATGAGCGCAAAGCGCACGGGGCAGATCATGATGCTCCTCCGATTTGCGCATCTACATCTTGCCCGTACCTAATCGTAAACTTCAGCTGAGAGCACACCAGTTACATAGGTGCTCAATCCAGAGTACGCACGTACTCAGTTCGCAGTGGAGGTGTGGACTCGCGCTGGGCCGTTGCCTTGCCCCATCGCCACGTGTCGCAGTATCTGCTGATGCTTGCGGCTCAGATGCGTGCGGGCAGTGGATATATGAAGGTATCTCATTCCCCCGTAGACGCCAATCACTACCTGGCGCAGCATCTCTCCCAGCCGCTGCTCCTGTGGCATCACCTCGACCAGCAGCGCATGGGAGCCGAGATCCCATAGATCCTCAGCATGTTCGGGGCAGGGATTGCCCGTTACCACGACCACGTAGGGTCTCTTTGTCAGCACCCTCTCCACCACGTCGAGGGCGTAGCAGCGAGGTTCGTCAACCACCAAGTTCATAGCTGCATCGGCGGAGAACTCGAAGCCCTGCATCCTGAGGGAGCCCTCGATGCTACGTCCGCAAACGGTGACCCGCATCGCACCCAGATGAGTTGCTGCTGATTGTCGCCAAGGTCTTGGCCTTC from Thermobaculum terrenum ATCC BAA-798 includes:
- a CDS encoding YHS domain-containing protein; its protein translation is MAATDVVCGMQIDEEQAEASGLTSEYGGQTYYFCSPGCKQTFDQNPEAYAAEQSGI
- a CDS encoding adenosylcobalamin-dependent ribonucleoside-diphosphate reductase; its protein translation is MEEPKLSTNALIVLEERYLRRNAKLEIIETPAEMFWRVARAVADADALYGPRSQVAATAERFYQAMAHLEFLPNSPTLMNAGTPSSQCMACFVLPVEDSLEGIFDTLKLAALIQQTGGGTGFSFSRLRPRGDVVHSTGGISSGAVSFMMLYNAMTETIKQGSKRRGANMGILRVDHPDVREFVTSKRDRRALNNFNISVGVTDEFMRAIEKGEKYPLVNPRDRSVWEHEDARRIWELIIQEAWDSGEPGLVALDTINRQNPTKHLGEIEATNPCAEEPLHPYEACCLGSINLNAVVTGPPEQRQLDWHKLGELVDLGVHFLDNVIDINHYPDPRIEDICRRNRRIGLGVMGWADLLFQLGVPYDSEEALSLAEELMGFVEDRAVEASVKLAERRGVFPNYPGSDYDRRGGPRMRNATTRTIAPTGTIGIIANCSAGIEPLFALTYTRRALGGRELKQEIHPVFLEEARRRGVLDDHLREHVVATGRVRNLPTLPEDLRRVFATALEISPEWHVRMQATFQRHVDNGVSKTINLPQEATPEDVESAYRLAYELGCKGITVYRYGSRPEQVLSLEGYCLTCAREDGLPTEEPVVELPLHS
- a CDS encoding M15 family metallopeptidase, with product MILAAAALVLVSAVGYWVLAEDVSRPSSAAHTATPTPVKAASAVPTSTVVRPTPTPIPPTPTAKGRSVSVGREVSQVYRSSANRAYARARARHRESRMPKVPPTPTPHPTPTALPTPTPTRVPPTPTPTPLPPTPTPTPAPPQDDFVGYVGRIDAATRNRMRYSWRPGCPVPLEDLRLVTVRYWGFDGRPHMGELVIHERYTYAIVQVMHELYDARYPIERMQLVDVYGGDDDRSMAANNTSAFNCRAVTGRPGVWSEHSYGWAIDINPVQNPYVTASGVVLPPAGQRYLDRTQDLPGMIKPGDVVVRAFERIGWRWGGYWSDPKDYQHFSATGR
- a CDS encoding TerC family protein, giving the protein MSVDLWIWTVFLGVIAFFLLLDLFVFHREAHVVSMREAATWSAIWVAMGLAFGGLIWVWFGPTAAGEYLAGYLIEKSLSVDNVFVFALIFSYFAVPAAYQHRVLFWGVVGAILMRAAFIAAGAALLEAFHWIIYVFGALLVVTGVRMATRRHEEVHPEQNPILRLVRRLIPMLPEYRSQRFFIREGGRLWATPLLAVLIVVETTDVIFAIDSIPAIFAVTREPFLVFTSNAFAILGLRALYFLLAGMMHRFVYLKYGLAGILVFVGAKMLLSDIYKVPIWISLAVISVLVGVSVVASLRATRKEPSEHVYEHS
- a CDS encoding antibiotic biosynthesis monooxygenase family protein, which gives rise to MYGTIAQLRVRAGMEGTLEALMEGQRMRHRDIPGHLMSCVLRSDADPNEYWLVALFTDRESYIRNADSPEQDEEYQMLRSVLESDPIWHDGEVVYTDTGRT
- a CDS encoding zinc-dependent alcohol dehydrogenase family protein, yielding MRAYELRDLQAGTPTLVERPTPSPAPGQVLVRMHATSLNYRDLLIARGSYRRGSPRLPLVPLSDGAGEVVQVGEGVTRFRTGDRVASAFFQRWVDGPPDESKTSSALGGDLDGVLAEYVVLEETGAVHIPDFLSFEEAATLPCAGVTAWVSLMALGKLQPGQTVLVLGTGGVSIFALQIAKHAGAKVIVTSSSDEKLARARQLGADAGINYREQPNWDDEVLKLTDGLGVDHVVEVGGAQTLPKSLRATREGGHVTLVGLLSGAPGDLEAAKGNDKGIRVDSVYVGSLRDFEEMNKAIERWQLCPVIDRVFPFEEAPEAYRYLESGRHFGKVVIRLLG